The region ATGGACGTGAAGAAGCGCGTCCTCCTCCGGGTCACCGTGCTCGAAGGCGAGGAAGTGGATACCACCGGCATGGTCGACCGCCTGATGGGCAAGAAGGCGGAAACCCGCTTCGCCTTCATCCAGGAAAACGCAGGCCGGGCCACCGATCTGGACATTTGATCGGGCGCCCGCGCAGGCCATATTCAAGGCTGGAACACAGTGGAGTCGCGTGGATGCCCCATCGGATCTTGAGCCTGGGCCTGATCGCCCTGGTCGGCGGCTGCGCCCTCTCGCCGGCCACGGTCACCTACCAGGAACTCGACCGCGACGCCTACAGCCCGAGCGTCGTCAATGCCGCGGCGCTCGACGGCAAGCTGCCGGCCGCCGTAGTCGGCGCGCCGTTTCCCGGTGTCGGGCCGGCCGCTGCCCTGGCGCCACTCGAACTGCCCTTCTCGGTTGCCCCGCGTGGCCTGGTCGAGGCGCCCGGCGCCGCCACCCGCGTCGTGCTGCTGTTTCACCCGCTGTCGCCGATCGGCAATCAGCGGGCCTGCGGGCCGCTCGCGGACCTGGCCCCGGTGGCCGGTGCCCCGGCCGACGCCGGCCCCGAATTCGCGGTCATCGCCACGCTTTGCCAGTATCACAAGGCGCTGTCGACGGCCCGTTCGTCGGGACCGCGACCGGCCGGCCTGAGCGATCCGCTCTATGCCGAGCTGGTCGAGGCGGCATTGCTGGAAATCATGCCGCTGCCCCAGCCGGAACCGGCGGAAATCGATATTCCGATCCCTTGACACCCGCGACGCATGACCGCGTTGCCAGGGCAGCGGTTGACTTGAGGGCGCTTTCGTCTATCGTCGCGCCTGCTGGAATTTTGTGCAGCGCAGCGGAAACACGCCCGCATTCGGGTGCCCGATGGTCGGGCGGTTGTGCCGCAGGGAAGCGGAAAAACGCTCAATGAGTTTTGAAGAACTGGGCCTCAGCGCCGAGGTGCTGCGCGCGGTGGCCGAGAGCGGCTACACCGAGCCGACCCCGATTCAGGCCCAGGCCATCCCCCAAGTGCTGCGCGGTCGCGACGTCATGGGCATCGCGCAGACCGGCACGGGCAAGACCGCCGCCTTCACCATGCCGATGATCGACGTCCTGGCCGCCGGCCGGGCCAAGGCGCGGATGCCGCGTTCGCTGATCCTGGAGCCGACCCGCGAACTGGCCGCCCAGGTGGCCGAAAGCTTCGAGAAATACGGCAAGTACCACCGCCTTTCGATGGCGCTGCTGATCGGCGGCGTCTCGATGGAAGACCAGATCAAGAAGCTGGACCGCGGCGTCGACGTGCTGATCGCCACCCCCGGCCGCCTGCTCGACCATCACGAGCGCGGCCGCATCATGATGAGCGGCATCAAGGTCCTGGTGGTCGACGAAGCCGACCGCATGCTCGACATGGGCTTCATCCCCGACCTCGAGCGCATCTGCAAGCTGCTGCCGACCAATCGCCAGACCCTGTTCTTCTCGGCCACCATGATGCCGGACATCAAGCGCCTGGCCGACGCCTTCCTGACCACGCCGGTGGAAATCTCGGTCAGCCGCCCCTCCTCGACCGCGACCACGGTCACCCAGGGGCTGATCATCGTCGAGGACGCCGACAAGCGCGGCGCCCTGCGCAACCTGCTGCGCACCGAGACGCTGAACCACGCGCTGATCTTCTGCAATCGCAAGCGTGACGTCGACATCGTCGGCAAGTCGCTGATCAAGCACGGCTTCAACGCCGCCGCCCTGCACGGCGACATGGTCCAGTCCGAGCGTACCGCGGTGCTGGACCGGTTCCGGTCGGGCGAAGTGCCGATCCTGGTGGCGAGCGACGTCGCCGCGCGCGGCCTGGATGTCGCCGAGATCAGCCACGTCTTCAATTTCGACGTGCCGATCCACGCCGAGGATTACGTCCACCGCATCGGCCGCACCGGCCGTGCCGGGCGCGAGGGCAAGGCCTATACCCTGGCCACGCCCTATGACGCCAAGTTCGTCCGCGCCATCGAGGACCTGATCAAGCAGCCGATCCCGCGCATCGTCGTCGAGGGTGTCGAGGCGGGCGAATTGCTCAGCGACGAGCAGGCCAAGTCGCGCAAGCGCGGCCGCCACAAGCCGGTGGCGACGCTCAGCCATGTCAAGCTGCCCAAGAGCGGCAAGGACAAGGCCCCGCGCAAGGCGCCGGAGGCACCGGCGGAGGAGCCCGTCCGCGGGCGTCGCCGCGACGAGGAAGAGCGCGCGCCACGTGCCGCGGCCCCGGCAGCGCCCCCGCCGTCGAGCACCGACCGCTCGGGCTCTGAGCGCTATCGTGCCGACTTTGCGGTCGATCGCAGCGAACAGCGCCGCGACCGCCGCCCCGGCCGCCGCGACGACGACCTGGGCCCCAGCGTGGTCGGCTTCGGCGACCATGTGCCGGCCTTCATCCTGCGCCCGGTCTACCCCGAGCATCGCGCCGCCGAAGAACGCAGCGCCTGATCCTACGGAACAAAGAAAAGCCGGCGTGACCTTTACGATCACGCCGGCTTTTCTTTTTTGGGGGGCGTCTCTATCTGCCCCCCAACCGTCATTCCGGCGAAAGCCGGAATCCATTGGGACGTCGCGCGCTGCCCCGGAATGGATCCCGGCCTTCGCCGGGATGACGATACTGATTACAAGGTTACTTCAGCATGAAGCCCAGCAGGCGCTCGATGCGCTTGCCGTAGGGCGGGCGCATCATGCCCAGCAGGTTGTACTTGGACTGGTGCATGACCGCCTTCTTGTGGCTGAAGGTCATGAAGCCGTCGCGGCCGTGGTACGAACCCATGCCCGAGGGGCCGACACCGCCGAACGGCAGGTCTTCCTGGCCGACGTGCATCACCGTCTCGTTGATGCAGGCGCCGCCCGAGGTGGTGCGGCTCATCACCTTGTCCTGAGCGCCCTTGTCGTCGGAGAAGACATAGAGCGCCAGGGGCCGGGCATGGCCGTTGACATAGTCGATCGCCTCGTCGATCTGGGTGTAGGTCTTGATCGGCATCAGGGGGCCGAAGATCTCGTCCTGCATGATCTTCATGTCGTCGGTCGGATCGAGGATCAGGGTCGGCGGGATCTTGTGGTTGGGCTGCTGCTCGAAGCTCTCATTGGCCGGGTTGACCTCGACCACGCGGGCGCCCTTGGACTGGGCATCGGCGATCAGGCCGCGCAGCCGGTCGTAATGGCGCTGGTTGACCACCGAGGTGTAATCCGCGTTATCCTTCAGGGTCGGATACATCTTGGCGACCTTGGCCTTAACCAGGTCGACGAACTCCTCGCGCTTGTCGTTGGGCACGAAGACATAGTCGGGCGCCACGCAGGTCTGCCCGGCATTGAGCAGCTTGCCGGTGACGATGCTGCTGACCGCCGCATCCATGCGCGCGGCACGGTCGACGATGGCCGGCGACTTGCCGCCCAACTCAAGGGTGACCGGCACCAGGTTTTCCGCCGCCGCGCGCATCACGTGCTTGCCGACCGAGGTCGCCCCGGTGAACAGCATGTGGTCGAAGGGCAGGCGCGAGAATGCCTCGCCCACGTCGGGCCCGCCGGTGATCACCGCCACTTCATTGTCGGTGAAGACGGCGCGCAGGGCCTTGGCCATCGCCTCCGAGGTGCGCGGCGTGTATTCCGAGGGCTTCAGCATGACCCGGTTGCCGGCGGCGATCGCCGCGGCCATCGGCGCATAGGCGAGCTGGATCGGGTAGTTCCAGGGCGAGATCACGCCGATGACGCCCAGCGGCTGGAAGAGGATCTTGTTGGAAGCCGGGAAATAGTTGATCGAGACCGGCCGCCTCTCGGGCTTCATCCATTTGGCGACATGCTTGCGCATGTGCTTGATGCCCTCGACCGTGACCACGAAGTCGGTCAGCAGGGTCTCGTGCGTGGAGCGATGACCGAAGTCGGCCGAGACCGCCGCGATCAGGGCATCCTTGTTGTCCATCAGGGAGGCCCTCAGCTTGTCGAGGCGGGCGCGCCGCTCCTCCAGGCTGGGGGGGCCGGCCTTCAGGAAGTCCGCCCGCTGCCGGTCGAGAATGCCGCGCAGGGAGCCTGCAATGTCCGTTGTGCCCGCGATGTCGAGCCGTGCTTCCGCCACACTCATCTTTTCCTCCGCCCGGGCCCTTGGCCTCGTTGTCCGACAATTAGTCAGATTGTGCAGCGCCAGCGCCGCCAACGCAATATTTTCACCCTTTATGCAATAAGTCAGTTTTGTGCAGTGCAAAAGAAATCGGTTGACGAACGCGCCCGACCCACTTATCTAAGTCTCATGTTGCACCGCACCATGACTTCGCGATGCACCGCGGTACCTGCTTACGCCCCTATTTCGAACCCCAAGAAACGCTGATTCAGGAGAGCAAAGATGGCGACCAAGAAGAAGACCGCTGCCAGCGACGTGGCCGGTGAAGTGCTCGAGACCGTTGTCGAATCGGTCGAGACCGTTGAAGGCGCGACCGCCAAGGCGGGCGAAGCCGTGGAAAGCGCGCTCGACGCCGCGACCACCCAGCTCGAGAAGGCCGTGGCCTGGGGCCGCGAGCAGGTGACCACTTCGGCCGAGAAGGTCGAAGAGAGCACCAAGAAGGCCGTTGCCGAGGTGAAGGACAACCTCTCGAAGGTGACTTCGCTGGTGCGCGACCGCTACGCCACCGTCAAGGCCGGCTACGGCGACGTGGCCACCTTCAGCAAGGCGACCGTCACCGACGTCGTCGCCTCGGGCAAGGCCGCTGCCGATGGCATCAAGTCGGTCGGCGAAGCCGTCGTCGAGGCCGTCAAGGTCGCCGCCGAAGAGAACGTCGGCACGGCGAAGAAGCTGTGGGCCGTCAAGTCGCTGGGCGAAGCCGTCGACCTGCAGGACAAGTACACCAAGACCGCGCTCGACCTCTACCTGGCCCATTCCCAGAAGATCGCCGAGACCGCTGCCTCGGCCGTTCGCGCCGCGATCGAGCCGCTGCATGCGCGCTTTGCCGCCCTGGCGACCGAGATCGAAAAGCGCCGCGTCGCTTAATTTCTCGACCAAGGCGTGTTATCAGGGGGCGGCTTTTCAGCCGCCCCCTTTGTTTTGCCGCCACGCGCGCCTTCGGAAATCAACGCCTCATGACTTATGCCGTCGGCCTTCTGCTGGATGCCGGTCTCGTTTTCGCATCCGATAATCGCACCAATGCCGGCGTCGACCATGTGGCGACGTTCAAGAAGATGACGGTGTTCGAGACGCCCGGCGACCGGGTGATCGTGCTCATGGGCTCGGGCAACCTGTCCATCACCCAGTCCGTGGTCGGCCAGTTGAAGGCCTGGAACAGCGGCGAAAAAGCGCCGCGCAGCCGCACCAACCGGGCCTTGAGCAAGGCCGCCAACATGTTCGAGGCGGCACGCATCGTCGGCGCCGCCCTGCGCGAGGTCTACGCCCTGGATGGCGAGCACCTGCGCGAACACGGCACCGACTTCAACGCCACCTTCATCCTGGGCGGCCAGATCGGCCAGGAACCGCCGCGCCTGTTCCACGTCTATTCCGCCGGCAACTTCATCGAGGCCGGCCCCGACACCACCTATTTCCAGATCGGCGAGACCAAGTACGGCAAGCCGATCATCGACCGCATCGTGCGACGCGAGACGTCGCTGGCGACGGCGGCCAAGTGCACCTTGATCTCGTTCGATTCGACCATGCGCTCGAACGTGTCGGTGGCCATGCCGATCGACGTCCTGGTCTATGACCGCGACAGCCTGAAAGTCGGCTTCTATCGCCGCATCCCGCGCAACGATCCCTATATGACCGGCCTGTCGGATGCCTGGTCGCGCGGCCTCTCCGCCGCCTTCGACGCCCTGCCCGATCCCGACTGGCCGGTGGGCGCCTCCCCTGTCTCCAAAAGCCGGCCGCGCCGGCGCTAGGGCGGCCGGTGCCCGAATCGGTCGCTCCTTGCCGTCGCGTCGCGCTGGCTTAGGGGCAACAGGGTTCACAAGCCCCTTTTGACGGTCATAATCGCCCGGTCCCGCGCAAAAAGAGGACCCAATGACCTATGAAACGCTCGTCTACGAGCGACGGGGAGCAGTCGCCCATATCACCTTGAACCGGCCCGAGGTGCTGAACGGCCTCAACGGCGCGATGTTCAGCGACCTCAATGCCGTGTTCGACGCCGTCGCGGCGGACGTCCAGGTGCGCGCCGTGCTGTTGACCGGTGCCGGCCGGGCCTTCTGCTCGGGTGCCGACCTGTCGGCACCGCGCGACGCGCCGGAAGGCGGCACCATCGGCGACGGCGTCGCCCAGAACATGCACGCGGTCATCAACCCGTTGATCCTGCGCATCACCACGCTGGGCAAGCCGGTGGTCGCCGCCGTCAACGGCGTCACCGCCGGCGGCGGCGTCGGCCTGGCGCTGGCCTGCGACATCGTGATCGCGGCCAAGTCGGCCAGCTTCATCCAGGTCTTCGGGCCCAAGCTCGGCATCGTGCCGGACATGGGCTGCACCTGGTTCCTGCCGCGCCTGGTCGGCCGGGCTCGCGCCACCGGCCTCGCCCTGCTGGGCGACAGGCTGCCGGCCGAGAAGGCCGCCGAATGGGGCCTGATCTGGGCCGCGGTCGAAGACAGTGCGCTGCTGGCGGAAGCCACCGCGATCGCCGAACGCCTGGCGGCGGGGCCGACCCGGGGCTTCGGCCTGATCAAGAAGGCGCTGGACGCTTCCCAGGGCAACGACCTGGGCCAGCAGCTCGGCGTCGAGGCGGAATCGCAGCGCATCGCTTTCGGCACGCAGGACACGATCGAGGGCATCACCGCCTTCCTGCAGAAACGTGCCGCCAATTTCACCGGAGCTTGACCCCATGGCCCACGAGTACACCCGCGTTACCGTCTCGGTTACCGACGGCATCTTCACCCTGACCCTGAACCACCCGGAGGCGCTGAACGCCGTCTCCAAGGCGATGATCCGCGACATCACCGCCGCGGTGACCCAGGCCGAGGATCCGGCCACCGGCGCCCGCTGCCTGCTGATCACCGGGGCCGGCCGCGGCTTCTGCGCCGGCGCCAACCTGGCCGATCCCGAGGGCCTCGCCGATGACGGCGTGCCCGATGTCGGCCGCGTGCTGGAAGACTGGTACAACCCGCTGTTCAAGCGCCTGCGCGACCTGAAGATGCCCATCGTCACGGCGATCAACGGCCCCGCCGCCGGCGTCGGCATGAGCTTCGCCCTGATGGGCGATGTGTCGGTCGCGGCCCGTTCCGCGAGCTTCCTCCAGGCCTTCGCCAAGATCGGCCTGGTGCCGGACGGTGGTTCGTCCTGGCTGCTGCCCCGCCTGGTCGGCCGCGCCCGGGCCCTGGAACTGGCCCTGCTGGCCGAAAAGCTGCCGGCCGAGAAGGCCGCCGAATGGGGCCTGATCACCAAGGTGGTCGACGACGCCGAGCTGATGCCCACCGCGCTGGCCTATGCCAAAAAGCTGGCGAATGGCCCCACGGTGACCCTGGGCTACATCCGCAAGATGATGCACGCGAGCTTCGAGAGCAGCTTCGACCAGCAACTCGACCTCGAACGCCAGCTTCAGCGCGCGGCCGGCCAGACCGCCGACTTCCAGGAAGGTGTCGCCGCCTTCCTGCAGAAACGGCCGGCGGCCTTCAAGGGGAAGTAATCTCGGACGACCAAGTTGCGTGGTTCGACAGGCTCACCATGAGGAAATTTTTTTTGCCACAAAGATTGCCCTCATCCTGAGCCTGTCGAAGGACGCACGATGGTGCTGCGAGGCTACTTCTTCTTTTTCTTCCTTGCCCGCGCCTTGGTCTTCGACGACCGGGCGATTTCCAGCGCCTTGCGGGCCCAGACGAGCAGTTCGTCGGGCTCGTCCAGCAGGTGCTCGGGCAGGTACCAGTAGGACATGATGACGTTCTGGCCGTCCCTACCCTCGTAGGAGAACGGTGCCGAGCCGGCGGCTTCGAAATCCGGGCGGTTACGGTCGGCGACCTTGAGGTAGATCACCTCGCCCGCTTCCAGCGCGAACATCACGTCGTCGACATAGAGGCCGGTGCCGCCGAACATCTTGCGCGGCCGCACCGGGCCCAGCGGTTCGAGCAGTTCGATGAAAAGGTCGACGATCCCGCTCATGCCGCGCGCCATCCCATGTCCCAAAAGGCCGCTTCCAGGCGGCAAGCCTGCGCGAAGGTGTGCGCCAGCAGGGGCAGCCGCGCCGGCGTCAGGCGCACGGCGCCCAGCCGGTCCAGTTCGGCCACCGCCTCGTCGGCCAGACTGCCATAGTCGGGCCCGGCATACATCTCGATCCAGGGCAGGTAAGGATTGCCGGCGGCCATGAAATCCGGCCGGGCCTTCAGCCCCAGGGCAATATCGCGGTAGCCGACGACGCAAGGCGCCAGGGCGACCTTGAGGTCCAGCACGTCGCCCGCCAGCCCGCGTTCGATCACATAGCGGGTATAGGCCATGGTTTCTGGCGCCTCGGGGGCCGCTTCCATCTCAGGCAAACCAATCCCCCAGCCGCGGCAGAAATCGACATGCAGCGCCATCTCGTGGTCGATCAGCGCGGTCAAGGTGCTTGCTGCCGAGCGCATGCCGGCCAGATCGTCCGCCTTCACCACCGCCAGGGCATAGGCCCGGGCGAAGTGGATCAGGAACAGGTAGTCCTGCACCAGGTAGCGGCGAAAACAGGCTTGGGGCAGGTCGCCCCGGGCCAGGCCGTGGACGAAGGGGTGATCGGTGTAGGCTTGCCAGTCGGCGGCCGCCAGATCGCGCAGGCGGCCGAACAGGCCAGCGCTCACGCCCGCTCCTCGATCCAGGCGGCCTGAATGGCTTCGAGGATCTTCTCGTTGGAGCGGTTGGGATCGTCGGCGAAGCCCGGCAGGGCCAGCACCCATTTGTGCAGGTCGGTAAAGCGCAGGTTCACCACGTCGACATGCGGGTAAGCCTCTTCCAGCTCGATCGCGATATCGTTGACGTCGGTCCAGCGCAAGGCCGCCACCTTACTTGTCCACCATCATGTTGCGGGTGGCGGCCGGCAGGGTCACCACCAGGCCGTCCAGGTCGTCGGACATGATGATCTGGCAGCCCAGGCGCGAGGTGTGGGTCAGGCCGAAGGCGAGGTCGAGCATGTCTTCCTCCTCCTCGGTCGCTTCCGACAGCGCGCCGAAATATTCCGGGTCGATGATCACGTGGCAGGTCGAACAGGCCAGCGAGCCTTCGCAGGCGCCTTCCAGGTCGATCTTGTTGCGGTGGGCGATCTCCAGCACCGAAAGGCCGACGGGCGCGTCCACTTCCGTGCGCGTTTTACCGTCCGGGCTGATGAAGACCATCTTGGGCATCGTTCTCTCCAAATCCTCGGGGGCGAGGCTTAGCCCGCCTGCAGCCGGGATTCAAGCCGGCTGACCTCGACCCCGGCCAGCGCCTTGCGAATATTACGGTCCATGCGCAGCTCGGCAAAGGGCCGGGCCGCGGCTTCCAGGGCCTCGGTCGCGGTCAGGATGGCGTCGCGATCCTCGCCCGCCATCACCGCTTCCAGGGCGGCGCGGGCCTCATCGATGGCGCCGCGCTCGTCTTGTGACAAAAGGTCACCATCAGCCGCCAAGGCCCCGTCCAGGGCCAGGGTCATGCGCCGGGCATCCACCCGCGCCTCGGCCAGCAGGCGAGTGGTGACGTCGCTGCGGGCGTTCTCGAAGGCGGCCTGGAGCATGCCGGCCATCTCGTCCTCGCTCAGGCCATAGGACGGCTTGACCTCGACGCGGGCCTCGGTGCCGGTCAAGGCCTCGCGGGCCGAGACGGTCAGCAGGCCGTCGGCATCGACGGTGAAGGTCACGCGGATGCGCGCGGCCCCGGCCACCATGGGCGGGATGCCGGCCAGGACGAAGCGGGCCAGCGAGCGGTTCTGCTCCACCATCTCGCGCTCGCCCTGCACCGCATGGATCGCCATGGCGGTCTGGCCGTCCTGATAGGTGGTGAAATCCTGGGCCCGGCTGACCGGGATCGGGGTGTTGCGGCCGATCACCTTCTCGACCAGGCCGCCCATGGTCTCCAGCCCCAGGGACAGGGGCACCACATCCAGCAGCAAGGTGTCGGAGCCACGGGTCAGCGCCTCGGCCTGCAAGGCGGCGCCCAGGGCCACCACCTCGTCGGGGTCGATATCGGCCAGCGGATCGCGGCCGAACAGGCGGGCGACTTCGCGGCGGACCAGCGGCACCCGGGTCGAACCGCCGACCAGGACGACACCCGAGAGCTCGGCCGGGCTCACTTGTGCATCATGGAGCACGGCGCGGGCCGCCTCGATGGTGCGGCCGACCAGCGGCGCGATCAGCGCCTCGAAGGCGGCACGGGTAATCTCGTGGCGGGTCGCCCGGTCGCCCAGGTCGAGATCGGCGGTAACGGTATCTTCGTCGGTCAGGGCTTCCTTGGCCCGCCGGGCGGCGGACAGGGCGCGCTTGACGTCCTGGGACGCGATATCGCCGCCGCGCTGCTTCAGCAGGTGCTCGGCCAGGGCATGGTCGAAATCATCGCCGCCCAGGGCGGCGTCGCCGCCGGTGCCCAGCACCTGGAAGACGCCCTTCTCCAGCTTCAGCAACGAGACATCGAAGGTCCCGCCCCCCAGGTCGTAGACGGCGTAAAGCCCTTCGGCCGCACGGTCGAGGCCGTAGGCCAGGGCGGCGGCAGTCGGTTCGTTGACCAGGCGCAGGGCTTCCAGACCGGCGAGACGCGCGGCATCGCGCGTGGCGGTGCGGGCGGCATCGTCGAAATAGGCAGGCACGGTGATCACCGCCCGGTCGACCGTCTTGCCCAGGACCATTTCGGCCCGCTGCTTCAAGCTGCGCAGGATCTCAGCCGAGACTTCGACCGGCGAAATGATGCGCCCGCCAATGTCGAGCTTCACCATGCCGCCCTGGCCGTCGTCATGGGTCTTCTGGGCCAGGTGTCCCCCTAAGGTGGCGACCTCCCCTGCCCCGCGGCCCATCAGGCGCTTGACGCTGGCGACCACCCGGTCGGGCTCATCCTCCAGGATGCGCTTGGCAACGCGGCCAACGATGGGCTCGTCGTCGCCTTCAAGGTAGGCGACGACGGAAGGCACCAGGCCGTCACCCAGGGCATCGCGCAGGATTTCCGGCCGGCCGTCGACCGCGATTGCCACCAGCGAATTGGTCGTGCCCAGGTCGATGCCCACGGCCGCCGTCGCCGCGTCCTCGGCATGAGGCAGCGGCGTCTGGCCGGGTTCATGGATATCGAGCAGGATCATGACAAGGCCACCCTGGGTGCGAGCTTGCGGCGAAGCTCCTGCCCCAGTTTCGCAAGATAGGAAAGACGCAGCGCCTCGCGCGTCGCGCCGTCGAGATCATCGGCCCCGAAAGCCTGGCCCAGCCGCGCGACCACCGCGCCGGTCTCGGCCTCGATGCGCCGGGCCAGGCTGGCCAGGTCGGTTGCCTCGTCCAGCGCCTCGCGCCATTCCATGGCTTCCATCAGCAGTTCGGGATCGGCAATGGTCTTGCCGTCGTCGCCCGGCAGGGGGCGGCCGGCGCTCTCCAGCAGGTGGCGCGCCCGGGCCAAGGGCTCGCGCAGGGTCTCATAGGCTTGGTTGATCAGGGTCGCGTGCTGCAGCGACAAGGTCTTTTCCTTCGCCCCCGGCTGGCGAAGCGGTCGGGATGGAAGCGGCGCTGGGCGGCGAAATAGGCCCGCTCCAGGGTCTTCTCGCTCAGGGCAAAGTCGCGCGGCAGGCCAAGTCTCGCAAAGTGATCGAGCTGGCCCGGCGGCTGCAAGGCGTTACAGGCCGCGCAGATCGCATCATCGACCGCCGCGCCACAGGCCTGGCACGTCGCCGTCATGTTCGGTGCCGTCGCGGCAGAAGACATTGCCATTCCAACTCAATCGTCATCCCGGCGCAGGCCGGGATCCATCGCCATACAGGGCCAGATCACCCGGCCATATCAATCGAAGGTTCCGTCAGCCGCCCGATGGATCCCGGCCTTCGCCGGGATGACGGGCACGACTAGACGTGGAAAGACTCGCCGCAGCCGCAGCGGGCCTTTTCGTTCGGGTTGATGAAGACGAAGCCCGACTTCAGCTTGTCGGTCTCGAAATCCATCTTGGTGCCGATCAGGAACATCACCGCCTTGGGGTCGATCAGGACGGTGACGCCCTTGTCCTCGACCACCTCGTCGTACTTGCCCTTCTCGTCGGCGTATTCGAGCGTGTACTGCATGCCCGAACAGCCGGCCGTGCGCACGCCGATGCGCACGCCCGCCGAGGGCTTGCCGCGCTTGTCGAGCAGTTCCTTCACCCGCGAGGCCGCGGGGTCGGTGATGCTCATGATCTGGCGTAGTGCTGGCGCCATGGCAGACTTCCTTACGACTGGCCGTGCTTTGCCTTGTAGTCCGCGATGGCGGCCTTGATCGCATCCTCGGCCAGGACCGAGCAATGGATCTTCACCGGCGGCAGGGCCAGGTGCTGGGCGATCTGCGTGTTCTTGATCGTCGCCGCTTCGTCCAGGCTCTTGCCCTTGACCCATTCGGTAACCAGGCTCGACGAGGCGATCGCCGAACCGCAGCCGAAGGTCTTGAACTTCGCGTCCTCGATCAGGCCGTCGGCGCTCACCTTGATCTGCAGCTTCATGACGTCGCCGCAGGCCGGCGCACCGACCAGGCCGGTGCCGACACTGTCGTCACCCTTGTCGAACGAGCCCACATTGCGCGGGTTCTCGTAGTGGTCGATCAATTTTTCACTGTAAGACATTGCCGTAACTCCTTGATTTTATTCCGCTCAGTGGTCAGCCCATTGGATCGACTTGATGTCGA is a window of Oleomonas cavernae DNA encoding:
- a CDS encoding TfoX/Sxy family protein, with protein sequence MSGIVDLFIELLEPLGPVRPRKMFGGTGLYVDDVMFALEAGEVIYLKVADRNRPDFEAAGSAPFSYEGRDGQNVIMSYWYLPEHLLDEPDELLVWARKALEIARSSKTKARARKKKKK
- a CDS encoding enoyl-CoA hydratase-related protein, with translation MTYETLVYERRGAVAHITLNRPEVLNGLNGAMFSDLNAVFDAVAADVQVRAVLLTGAGRAFCSGADLSAPRDAPEGGTIGDGVAQNMHAVINPLILRITTLGKPVVAAVNGVTAGGGVGLALACDIVIAAKSASFIQVFGPKLGIVPDMGCTWFLPRLVGRARATGLALLGDRLPAEKAAEWGLIWAAVEDSALLAEATAIAERLAAGPTRGFGLIKKALDASQGNDLGQQLGVEAESQRIAFGTQDTIEGITAFLQKRAANFTGA
- the tenA gene encoding thiaminase II, which translates into the protein MSAGLFGRLRDLAAADWQAYTDHPFVHGLARGDLPQACFRRYLVQDYLFLIHFARAYALAVVKADDLAGMRSAASTLTALIDHEMALHVDFCRGWGIGLPEMEAAPEAPETMAYTRYVIERGLAGDVLDLKVALAPCVVGYRDIALGLKARPDFMAAGNPYLPWIEMYAGPDYGSLADEAVAELDRLGAVRLTPARLPLLAHTFAQACRLEAAFWDMGWRAA
- a CDS encoding coniferyl aldehyde dehydrogenase, whose product is MSVAEARLDIAGTTDIAGSLRGILDRQRADFLKAGPPSLEERRARLDKLRASLMDNKDALIAAVSADFGHRSTHETLLTDFVVTVEGIKHMRKHVAKWMKPERRPVSINYFPASNKILFQPLGVIGVISPWNYPIQLAYAPMAAAIAAGNRVMLKPSEYTPRTSEAMAKALRAVFTDNEVAVITGGPDVGEAFSRLPFDHMLFTGATSVGKHVMRAAAENLVPVTLELGGKSPAIVDRAARMDAAVSSIVTGKLLNAGQTCVAPDYVFVPNDKREEFVDLVKAKVAKMYPTLKDNADYTSVVNQRHYDRLRGLIADAQSKGARVVEVNPANESFEQQPNHKIPPTLILDPTDDMKIMQDEIFGPLMPIKTYTQIDEAIDYVNGHARPLALYVFSDDKGAQDKVMSRTTSGGACINETVMHVGQEDLPFGGVGPSGMGSYHGRDGFMTFSHKKAVMHQSKYNLLGMMRPPYGKRIERLLGFMLK
- the iscX gene encoding Fe-S cluster assembly protein IscX — encoded protein: MAALRWTDVNDIAIELEEAYPHVDVVNLRFTDLHKWVLALPGFADDPNRSNEKILEAIQAAWIEERA
- a CDS encoding ferredoxin family 2Fe-2S iron-sulfur cluster binding protein; its protein translation is MPKMVFISPDGKTRTEVDAPVGLSVLEIAHRNKIDLEGACEGSLACSTCHVIIDPEYFGALSEATEEEEDMLDLAFGLTHTSRLGCQIIMSDDLDGLVVTLPAATRNMMVDK
- a CDS encoding DEAD/DEAH box helicase encodes the protein MSFEELGLSAEVLRAVAESGYTEPTPIQAQAIPQVLRGRDVMGIAQTGTGKTAAFTMPMIDVLAAGRAKARMPRSLILEPTRELAAQVAESFEKYGKYHRLSMALLIGGVSMEDQIKKLDRGVDVLIATPGRLLDHHERGRIMMSGIKVLVVDEADRMLDMGFIPDLERICKLLPTNRQTLFFSATMMPDIKRLADAFLTTPVEISVSRPSSTATTVTQGLIIVEDADKRGALRNLLRTETLNHALIFCNRKRDVDIVGKSLIKHGFNAAALHGDMVQSERTAVLDRFRSGEVPILVASDVAARGLDVAEISHVFNFDVPIHAEDYVHRIGRTGRAGREGKAYTLATPYDAKFVRAIEDLIKQPIPRIVVEGVEAGELLSDEQAKSRKRGRHKPVATLSHVKLPKSGKDKAPRKAPEAPAEEPVRGRRRDEEERAPRAAAPAAPPPSSTDRSGSERYRADFAVDRSEQRRDRRPGRRDDDLGPSVVGFGDHVPAFILRPVYPEHRAAEERSA
- a CDS encoding proteasome-type protease → MTYAVGLLLDAGLVFASDNRTNAGVDHVATFKKMTVFETPGDRVIVLMGSGNLSITQSVVGQLKAWNSGEKAPRSRTNRALSKAANMFEAARIVGAALREVYALDGEHLREHGTDFNATFILGGQIGQEPPRLFHVYSAGNFIEAGPDTTYFQIGETKYGKPIIDRIVRRETSLATAAKCTLISFDSTMRSNVSVAMPIDVLVYDRDSLKVGFYRRIPRNDPYMTGLSDAWSRGLSAAFDALPDPDWPVGASPVSKSRPRRR
- a CDS encoding enoyl-CoA hydratase/isomerase, which encodes MAHEYTRVTVSVTDGIFTLTLNHPEALNAVSKAMIRDITAAVTQAEDPATGARCLLITGAGRGFCAGANLADPEGLADDGVPDVGRVLEDWYNPLFKRLRDLKMPIVTAINGPAAGVGMSFALMGDVSVAARSASFLQAFAKIGLVPDGGSSWLLPRLVGRARALELALLAEKLPAEKAAEWGLITKVVDDAELMPTALAYAKKLANGPTVTLGYIRKMMHASFESSFDQQLDLERQLQRAAGQTADFQEGVAAFLQKRPAAFKGK
- the phaP gene encoding TIGR01841 family phasin (Members of this family are phasins (small proteins associated with inclusions such as PHA granules). Note that several different families of phasins have been named PhaP despite very little sequence similarity to each other.), which produces MATKKKTAASDVAGEVLETVVESVETVEGATAKAGEAVESALDAATTQLEKAVAWGREQVTTSAEKVEESTKKAVAEVKDNLSKVTSLVRDRYATVKAGYGDVATFSKATVTDVVASGKAAADGIKSVGEAVVEAVKVAAEENVGTAKKLWAVKSLGEAVDLQDKYTKTALDLYLAHSQKIAETAASAVRAAIEPLHARFAALATEIEKRRVA